From the Ferrigenium kumadai genome, one window contains:
- the folP gene encoding dihydropteroate synthase, producing the protein MLHCGKYQFKLDRPLVMGIVNVTPDSFSDGGRFFSPAKAIDHAYELIAEGADILDIGGESTRPGAASVGVREELDRVLPLVEALRGVPVSIDTWKPEVMRAALTAGACMVNDVNALLAEGALDAVAQSDAAVCLMHKQGDPQTMQKRPHYQDALTEVSEFLRERIAAAEAVGIARERIAIDPGFGFGKTLAHNLELLRGLQKLRELGVPVLAGLSRKSMLGAITGQDVEHRVSASVAAALIAVQRGASIVRVHDVRATVDALKVWDAVNNCAK; encoded by the coding sequence ATGCTCCATTGCGGCAAATACCAATTCAAACTCGATCGCCCACTTGTGATGGGCATCGTCAACGTCACGCCCGATTCGTTTTCCGACGGCGGGCGTTTTTTTTCGCCTGCCAAAGCGATAGACCATGCCTATGAGCTGATCGCGGAGGGCGCGGACATCCTCGACATCGGCGGCGAATCCACACGTCCCGGCGCCGCGTCGGTCGGTGTGCGGGAAGAGCTGGACCGCGTGCTGCCGCTGGTCGAGGCGCTGCGCGGCGTCCCCGTCTCCATCGATACCTGGAAACCCGAGGTGATGCGAGCCGCACTGACGGCGGGCGCCTGCATGGTCAACGACGTGAATGCGCTGCTCGCGGAAGGGGCGCTGGATGCGGTCGCACAATCCGATGCCGCCGTGTGCCTGATGCACAAGCAGGGCGACCCACAGACCATGCAGAAGCGCCCCCATTATCAGGATGCCCTCACCGAAGTGAGCGAATTTCTGCGCGAGCGCATCGCCGCGGCAGAAGCCGTGGGGATCGCGCGCGAGCGCATCGCGATCGATCCGGGCTTTGGTTTCGGCAAGACGCTGGCGCATAATCTCGAATTGTTGCGCGGGCTGCAAAAACTGCGCGAACTGGGAGTGCCGGTGCTGGCGGGACTGTCGCGCAAGTCCATGCTGGGCGCGATCACCGGGCAGGATGTGGAGCATCGCGTATCCGCCAGCGTGGCGGCGGCATTGATCGCGGTGCAGCGCGGGGCGTCCATCGTGCGCGTGCACGACGTGCGCGCGACGGTGGATGCGTTGAAGGTTTGGGATGCAGTAAATAATTGTGCGAAATAG
- the glmM gene encoding phosphoglucosamine mutase, translating to MSRKYFGTDGVRGKVGEYPITPQFVMHLGYAAGKVLAGAEHTRGERPAVLIGKDTRISGYMLESALEAGLIAAGIDVYLAGPVPTPAVAYLTRALRLQAGVVISASHNPFEDNGIKFFSGNGTKLPDETEHAIESELDNPMQTNASENLGKAKRIDDAVGRYIEFCKSTFPCDMNLRDMKIVVDSAHGATYHIARHVFHELGADVVAIGAEPNGKNINDGYGATKPQNLQKAVVEHKADLGIALDGDGDRLVMVDAAGKLYDGDQLIYVIAKHRQAQGRMQGGVVGTLMTNLAFEHAMQKLGIPFSRAKVGDRYVMEQLLEKGWQIGGENSGHVICLDKHSTGDGIVSALQVLHALRASGQGLAEAAADLRMYPQVLVNVKVTGKAAALLELQAVKDAVAEAERELDGKGRVLLRPSGTEPLLRVMVEGEDGPLVEQSAQRIAEAVRVAASAN from the coding sequence ATGAGTAGAAAATATTTCGGTACGGATGGCGTGCGCGGCAAAGTGGGCGAGTACCCCATCACCCCGCAGTTCGTGATGCATCTGGGTTATGCGGCGGGCAAGGTGCTGGCGGGCGCCGAGCACACGCGCGGCGAGCGCCCTGCGGTGCTGATCGGCAAGGACACTCGCATCTCCGGCTACATGCTGGAATCCGCGCTCGAAGCCGGGTTGATCGCTGCGGGCATCGACGTGTACCTGGCCGGTCCGGTGCCGACCCCGGCGGTGGCCTACCTGACGCGCGCCTTGCGCCTGCAGGCAGGCGTGGTGATCTCCGCCTCGCACAATCCGTTCGAGGACAACGGCATCAAGTTCTTCTCCGGCAACGGCACCAAGCTGCCCGACGAGACCGAGCATGCCATCGAGTCCGAACTGGACAACCCGATGCAGACCAACGCCTCGGAGAACCTGGGCAAGGCCAAGCGCATCGACGATGCGGTCGGGCGCTACATCGAATTTTGCAAGAGCACCTTTCCGTGCGATATGAACCTGCGCGACATGAAGATCGTGGTGGACAGCGCGCACGGCGCGACCTATCACATCGCGCGCCACGTGTTCCACGAGCTCGGCGCCGACGTGGTCGCCATCGGCGCCGAGCCGAACGGCAAGAACATCAACGACGGCTACGGTGCGACCAAGCCGCAGAACCTGCAGAAGGCCGTGGTCGAGCATAAGGCCGATCTCGGCATCGCGCTGGACGGCGACGGCGACCGGCTGGTGATGGTGGACGCGGCAGGCAAGCTCTACGACGGCGATCAGCTGATCTATGTCATCGCCAAACACCGACAGGCGCAGGGCAGGATGCAGGGGGGAGTGGTCGGCACATTGATGACCAACCTCGCCTTCGAGCATGCGATGCAGAAGCTTGGCATCCCTTTTTCGCGCGCCAAGGTCGGCGACCGTTACGTGATGGAGCAGTTGCTGGAAAAGGGCTGGCAGATCGGCGGAGAGAACTCGGGCCATGTCATCTGCCTCGACAAGCACAGCACCGGGGACGGCATCGTCTCGGCGCTGCAGGTGCTGCACGCGCTGCGCGCGAGCGGGCAGGGGCTCGCCGAAGCGGCGGCGGACCTGCGCATGTACCCGCAGGTGCTGGTCAACGTGAAGGTGACGGGCAAGGCTGCTGCCTTGCTGGAGCTTCAGGCGGTGAAGGATGCGGTGGCGGAAGCCGAGCGCGAGTTGGACGGCAAGGGGCGGGTGCTGTTGCGGCCTTCGGGTACCGAGCCGTTGTTGCGGGTGATGGTGGAAGGCGAGGATGGGCCGCTGGTCGAACAGTCCGCACAGCGCATTGCCGAAGCGGTGCGGGTGGCAGCTTCGGCCAATTGA